CGCGACCCGACCCAGGTCAAGCGACTGGTGAGCCACTTCCGTTCCCTCATGGGTCCTGATGGCCCTCTGGAACGCACCTGAAGCAGGAAGGCCCGGCGGAACCTTCGCCGGTGGAGGCGTCATCATATGGAGTGGCCGATGAGCGTGGCCGGACCGTACCGTTGCAGATAAAGGAAAAATCCCCCCATGAAACCCCTGGGCCCCAAGGACCCCGAGCGCATCGGCGTATACCGTCTGACCTACCTTCTCGGGAGCGGCGGGATGGGACGCGTCTATCTGGGCCGGACCCGCGCCGGCCGCAAAGTCGCCGTCAAGGTCATCCACGCCCTGTTCGCCGAGGACCACGAGTTCCGCGCTCGCTTCGCCCGTGAGGTGGAAGCGGCGAGGCGGGTCGGCGGTTTCCATACCGCCCAGGTGGTGGATGCCGATCCGGACGCCGAGGAACCGTGGGTGGTCAGTGCTCATATTTCCGGGCCATCGCTGCATGAGGTGGTGAGTCAGGGAGGGCCGCTCGCTACGCCCGCACTACGAGTTCTGCTGGCCGGTCTCGCAGAGGGACTGGAAGCCATCCATGAGACCGGTCTCGCCCATCGTGACCTCAAACCCTCGAACATCCTCCTGGCGCAGGACGGGCCGAGGATCATCGACTTCGGTGTGGCGCGCTTGGTCGAGGACACCCGGATCACGCAGACCGGCATGATGCTCGGTACCCCCGCGTACATGGCACCGGAGCAGGCAAAGGGTGAGGGTACGTATTCCGGTGCCGCGGCCGACCTGTTCTCATTGGGAACGGTGACACACTTCGCCGCAACCGGCACCAACCCCTTCCAGGGAGCTACACCGATGGCCAGCCTGGGACGCGTGATCACCGAGAAGCCCCAGGTCTCCGATGACGTCCAGGGGGCGCTGAGGGATTTCATCGCCGGTTGCTGGGACAGAGAGCCGGATCGCCGCCCGTCCTTGAAGATGCTTCAGGATCTGGTGGGGGAGGTCGATCCGGAGGGGAGCTGGCCACGGTACGTGGAT
This DNA window, taken from Nocardiopsis exhalans, encodes the following:
- a CDS encoding serine/threonine-protein kinase, with the protein product MKPLGPKDPERIGVYRLTYLLGSGGMGRVYLGRTRAGRKVAVKVIHALFAEDHEFRARFAREVEAARRVGGFHTAQVVDADPDAEEPWVVSAHISGPSLHEVVSQGGPLATPALRVLLAGLAEGLEAIHETGLAHRDLKPSNILLAQDGPRIIDFGVARLVEDTRITQTGMMLGTPAYMAPEQAKGEGTYSGAAADLFSLGTVTHFAATGTNPFQGATPMASLGRVITEKPQVSDDVQGALRDFIAGCWDREPDRRPSLKMLQDLVGEVDPEGSWPRYVDQTVDVIPRKKPFRGRTASDRGAFGVPFKDMRDRAEGLWDAMAMSMSFANYEGALEVSRERMHLYHLLGDDSRIPSQEISSAIRQHVDVLHDAGRRSELLTIIDRLPTPWDDDPMG